A window of Shewanella mesophila contains these coding sequences:
- a CDS encoding L,D-transpeptidase family protein codes for MMRKMLLFILCLFPLQLLANVYSLPAQGGRLIGELQTHVVQKGDYFKTIAERYNIGILELMETNPGVDPFLPTPGTELVIPTQMLLPDVPRKGIVINLPELRLYYFPKSGREVHVFPVGIGRVGRETPEMTTKIKSRIPNPSWTPPASLRAEHLREKGEVLPRVVPAGPDNPLGKYAMQLSYGDGSYLIHGTNKDFGIGMRVSAGCIRLNPDDIEWLFHQAKYGDSVRIINQTVKISSEPDGRQIIEVHSPLSKSEGEQREKVLSLSSKVVKFISQDKVDNTKANDALLTQNGIPMIISHDELTAQEYNVGDH; via the coding sequence ATGATGCGTAAAATGCTGTTGTTCATCCTATGCCTATTCCCGCTGCAGCTGTTAGCGAATGTTTATTCACTCCCAGCTCAAGGCGGGCGCCTGATCGGAGAGTTGCAGACACATGTCGTGCAAAAGGGCGATTATTTCAAGACCATTGCAGAACGGTATAATATTGGCATCTTGGAGTTGATGGAGACTAATCCTGGTGTGGATCCTTTTTTGCCAACACCGGGTACTGAATTAGTTATCCCCACCCAGATGTTGCTGCCAGATGTACCGAGAAAAGGCATAGTTATCAATTTACCTGAACTTCGTCTCTATTATTTTCCCAAAAGTGGTAGAGAGGTTCACGTCTTTCCTGTCGGAATTGGGCGAGTAGGGCGTGAAACCCCCGAGATGACGACCAAAATTAAGTCGCGTATCCCCAATCCTAGTTGGACGCCTCCGGCCAGCTTGAGAGCCGAGCATTTAAGGGAAAAAGGTGAAGTGTTACCTCGGGTGGTTCCTGCTGGCCCTGATAACCCACTTGGTAAGTATGCTATGCAGCTTTCCTATGGTGATGGTAGCTATCTTATCCATGGAACCAATAAAGATTTTGGTATTGGAATGCGCGTTAGCGCTGGCTGTATAAGGCTCAATCCTGACGATATTGAATGGTTGTTTCATCAAGCTAAATACGGCGATAGCGTGAGAATTATTAACCAAACTGTGAAAATATCCTCAGAGCCTGATGGCCGGCAAATAATCGAGGTTCATTCGCCACTGTCTAAGTCAGAAGGCGAGCAGCGTGAGAAGGTGCTGAGTTTAAGTAGTAAAGTCGTTAAGTTTATCAGCCAAGATAAAGTGGATAACACAAAGGCTAATGATGCGCTGCTGACCCAAAACGGTATTCCGATGATTATTAGTCATGATGAGTTAACGGCCCAAGAGTATAATGTTGGAGACCACTAA
- the folK gene encoding 2-amino-4-hydroxy-6-hydroxymethyldihydropteridine diphosphokinase, translating to MARIFISIGSNIEAEHYFNAALKALSKDFSNLCLSSVFESEAVGFDGSNFLNMVVAADTQLDIAQVVAVFKRIEQDNGREIGAKKFSPRTLDLDLLLFDDCVVTAPVELPRAEITTNAFVLWPLAEIAPNLVHPVEQQTYQTLWDNYDKSQQKLWPIEFYWSY from the coding sequence ATGGCACGTATCTTTATTAGTATCGGTAGTAATATTGAAGCTGAGCACTATTTCAATGCCGCATTAAAAGCCTTGTCTAAAGATTTCTCAAATTTATGTTTATCATCGGTTTTTGAAAGTGAGGCCGTTGGATTTGATGGTAGTAATTTTTTGAATATGGTTGTCGCGGCTGATACTCAGCTGGATATTGCTCAGGTAGTTGCTGTATTTAAACGTATTGAGCAAGACAATGGTCGAGAAATAGGCGCCAAGAAGTTTAGCCCGCGGACATTAGATCTCGATCTATTGTTGTTTGATGATTGCGTAGTGACTGCGCCAGTTGAATTACCAAGGGCCGAGATCACAACTAATGCCTTTGTGTTATGGCCCTTAGCCGAGATAGCACCGAATCTGGTACACCCTGTCGAGCAACAAACATACCAAACCCTTTGGGATAATTATGATAAGTCGCAGCAAAAGCTGTGGCCGATTGAGTTTTATTGGTCTTATTAA
- a CDS encoding undecaprenyl-diphosphate phosphatase: MDTFQVIVLALIQGLTEFLPISSSAHLILPAQLLGWQDQGLTFDVAVNTGSLLAVVIYFRRELWSMFTAWTGSIVSRQQNEESKLAWWIIFATIPAVIVGFTAKGFIATHLRNIEVIAFTTIVFGLLLWWADRMTREGFNEFQVGWKKALVIGVAQAMALIPGTSRSGATITAALMLGLSREAAARFSFLMSVPVSLGAAILVVKDLIESGESVDLQALILGTALSFVAAYLCIHYFLKIISRMGMTPFVIYRLALGAVLCAVIFA, encoded by the coding sequence ATGGACACTTTTCAGGTAATTGTATTGGCTTTAATCCAAGGCCTTACTGAATTTTTACCTATTTCTAGTTCGGCGCATCTTATTCTTCCGGCGCAATTATTAGGGTGGCAAGATCAGGGATTAACGTTCGATGTCGCAGTCAATACTGGCTCATTGTTGGCTGTGGTTATCTATTTTCGTCGTGAGTTATGGTCGATGTTCACCGCTTGGACTGGCAGCATAGTAAGTCGTCAACAAAATGAAGAGAGTAAGTTGGCTTGGTGGATCATTTTTGCCACGATCCCGGCCGTTATCGTCGGGTTTACAGCGAAAGGATTTATCGCTACCCATCTGCGTAATATTGAGGTTATCGCTTTTACTACCATAGTCTTTGGTTTGCTCCTTTGGTGGGCAGATAGGATGACTCGCGAGGGCTTTAATGAGTTTCAGGTGGGTTGGAAGAAAGCGTTAGTTATCGGCGTCGCTCAAGCAATGGCGCTTATTCCAGGAACTTCCCGTTCTGGTGCCACTATCACTGCTGCATTAATGCTCGGACTCAGTCGTGAAGCCGCAGCTAGGTTCTCATTTTTGATGTCAGTGCCTGTGAGTTTGGGCGCTGCTATTTTGGTGGTCAAAGATTTGATTGAAAGCGGTGAAAGTGTCGATTTACAGGCGCTTATACTGGGCACTGCGCTCTCGTTCGTTGCAGCTTATCTTTGTATCCACTACTTTTTAAAGATTATTAGCCGGATGGGAATGACGCCTTTTGTTATTTATCGTTTAGCATTAGGTGCTGTGTTGTGCGCAGTTATTTTCGCTTAA
- a CDS encoding methyltransferase domain-containing protein — translation MQSHYLCPICQSPMSVHQASQGLHCVNKHHLDKNDQGYWIFSQAKKPNIDSRQLMRAKRFLLESGVFAPVVEALNQYVASALASSPEPINHLDFDCGEGFYLRALTSSLQHLSNGFTQTGIGEAENALFAAAKSHADATYIVSQLKQLPFADASFDLITLIDKPLKGKELLRVLKPGGLFVQLAPGPRHLWQVKEFLYSDLTEKKAELTLPKQLALVTQQRISFTLDVTPEDAITLLEMTPYAWRAGDKQKRQMLTGDFSKLEIDFYLTLSTKLIDDKVN, via the coding sequence ATGCAAAGCCATTATTTATGCCCTATTTGCCAGTCACCGATGTCGGTTCATCAGGCCTCACAAGGGTTGCATTGCGTCAACAAACATCATTTAGATAAAAATGATCAAGGCTATTGGATTTTTAGTCAGGCGAAAAAACCCAATATCGATTCGCGTCAGCTCATGCGCGCAAAACGCTTTTTACTGGAATCTGGTGTCTTTGCTCCGGTCGTTGAGGCGTTAAATCAATATGTAGCGAGTGCTTTAGCATCTTCTCCTGAGCCAATAAACCATCTGGATTTCGATTGCGGTGAAGGCTTTTACCTGCGGGCGTTAACTTCAAGCCTTCAACATCTGTCGAATGGATTTACCCAAACGGGAATAGGTGAGGCCGAAAATGCGCTGTTTGCTGCGGCGAAGAGTCACGCCGATGCGACCTACATTGTTAGCCAACTTAAGCAGTTACCTTTTGCCGATGCCAGCTTTGATCTCATCACTCTCATCGATAAGCCATTAAAGGGCAAAGAGCTATTACGGGTCCTAAAACCTGGTGGTCTCTTTGTACAGCTAGCCCCCGGTCCTCGCCATCTGTGGCAGGTTAAAGAGTTTCTTTATAGTGATTTAACCGAGAAAAAGGCAGAGCTAACCTTACCTAAGCAATTAGCCTTAGTGACCCAGCAAAGAATTAGCTTTACCCTTGATGTCACACCAGAGGATGCCATTACCTTGTTAGAGATGACTCCTTATGCGTGGCGCGCGGGTGATAAACAGAAGCGGCAAATGTTGACTGGTGACTTTAGCAAGCTTGAGATCGACTTCTATTTGACCTTGAGTACAAAGTTAATTGATGACAAGGTCAATTAA